From one Ooceraea biroi isolate clonal line C1 chromosome 7, Obir_v5.4, whole genome shotgun sequence genomic stretch:
- the LOC105277682 gene encoding exosome complex exonuclease RRP42 — protein MSRVPDVIQNPAMDGDRPMSIERRMGRERERLIGMTDEERAWRKKWLDAQKLAPEEPVVPKDYYKTLYNPLRRFYRAPMNKFQNALGPVVGQVGALVLRNIISKTVMGIIGVYCIYYHLKYHRMLGLRNDGRSWCQYRSIELETGLMQPAHGSARLRIGNITDVLVSVKLEIDTPHAERPEEGKLDFFVDCSANATPAFEGKGGDDLATEISYILSKAYQTPNVFDLRQLCIIPNKKCWKLYVDVLILQYGGNLLDAVGAAVKAALYNTEIPKVIAATLDAGEPDIQVSDDPYDCIKLDVTNYPVIITVCKIGDNFVVDPTLEETSCSVASLVMSVTPNGKVTSVVKLGSGSLLSNTLIKMLQVGKDISLKLNETLMRELKEEDKLGRSKPVCGFLR, from the exons ATGTCGCG agtgCCAGATGTGATACAAAACCCAGCCATGGATGGGGATAGGCCCATGTCCATAGAGCGCCGTATGGGTCGCGAAAGGGAGCGACTAATAGGAATGACGGATGAGGAGCGAGCATGGAGGAAGAAATGGCTGGACGCTCAGAAGCTGGCACCTGAGGAGCCGGTGGTTCCGAAGGATTATTACAAGACGTTGTACAATCCACTCAGACGATTCTACAGGGCACCtatgaataaatttcagaATGCGTTGGGGCCGGTTGTG gGACAGGTAGGTGCACTTGTGCTGCGAAACATAATAAGCAAAACTGTGATGGGTATCATTGGAGTGTATTGTATCTATTATCATCTCAAGTATCACAGAATG CTTGGTCTGAGGAACGATGGTCGATCTTGGTGTCAGTACCGCTCAATTGAGCTCGAGACCGGACTGATGCAACCTGCGCATGGCTCAGCGAGGCTACGTATAGGCAATATCACGGACGTACTAGTCAGCGTGAAGCTGGAGATCGATACGCCGCACGCTGAAAGACCAGAGGAAGGCAAACTCGACTTCTTTGTCGACTG TTCTGCCAATGCTACACCAGCATTTGAGGGCAAAGGCGGGGACGATCTGGCGACCGAGATAAGTTATATTCTTTCAAAGGCTTACCAGACACCCAACGTCTTTGACCTGAGGCAGTTGTGCATAATACCTAACAAGAAATGTTGGAAGCTATACGTAGACGTTTTG ATCCTTCAGTACGGTGGAAATTTACTCGACGCAGTGGGCGCTGCGGTGAAGGCAGCATTGTACAATACCGAGATCCCGAAGGTGATTGCGGCGACGCTCGATGCCGGCGAGCCAGATATTCAGGTGTCGGACGATCCTTATGACTGCATCAAACTGGACGTCACGAATTATCCGGTGATAATAACAGTGTGCAAG ATTGGGGATAACTTCGTGGTGGATCCAACGTTGGAGGAAACATCATGCAGTGTCGCTAGTCTCGTTATGTCTGTGACGCCAAACGGCAAAGTAACGTCTGTAGTCAAGCTGGGATCCGGTAGCTTGCTGTCCAATACCTTAATCAAGATGTTACAG GTAGGAAAGGACATTAGCCTCAAACTGAATGAGACGCTTATGAGAGAATTGAAAGAGGAAGATAAGCTCGGCCGATCGAAGCCCGTTTGTGGCTTTCtcagataa